CATGATCACCGTCCTCGAGGTCCGGCCGGGTGGGAGCACGCCGGCTCACGAGCATCGCACGGTCGAATCGATGTACTACATTGTCGAGGGGCGCGGGGAAGTCCCAGGAGGGAAGGGTGCCCGCGGCAGGACCGTAGGCCCCCACACCGCGGTGTACTTCGCGGCGGGGAGCGTGCACGGGATCCGAAACACGGGCCGGTCGAAGCTCGTGTACCTCTCGTGCCACGCACCGCCCTACGAGATCGAGGAACTCTACCGCCACTGGCGCGAGGAAGAGTTCGTCACGACGGGTGGCTGACCCGGGATCGCCCTACCGCTCCACGTCGAAGTAGAGCCGCACCGTCGCGCGGTAGGACTTGATCTTGGAGCCGTCGAGCTCCATCTCGAGCTCGGAGACTCGCGCCCACTTCATGCCTCGCACGGTCTTGCCCGCCTGCTTCACGGCGTCCTTCGCGGCTCCGGCAAAGCTCTCGGGGGACACCCCGACGATCTCGGTTACCTTCTGGACCATGGTCCCGCACCTCGGACCCGAATGCCTGAGCCCGTACTGGAAGCTGACGGATGCGCGGGACGAGACTCCTTCGCCGCGGATGGGATGTTCGGACTACCTCAAGTTTTAAACCCCCTCCCCGGATACTATAGCTCTAATCCTTTAGCCGAGGTCCGTACCCCAGGGGGAAGCGAGACTCACGTCTGGTCAGGGAGGCGTCCGCAAGGCCGTTCTCCGCCGCTCGGCCTCCGGGACGTCCTTGGAGGCGGGAACTTGAGCGCACGGTTGATGGAGCAGCTCGTCGAGACGGCTGCACAGACACCTGTGTCCGACGAAGTGGAAAGCGACGACAACTTGGTCCGCCTCTGGCAGGATGAGCTCCGCGAGGCCGAGGAGAAGATCGATGTCTATCGGTCCAACGCGGAGATGGCACGCACGTTCGAGGCGGACCGGGAGCACACGGAGGCCGTCCTTCAGAGCTTGCCCCAGCGGATCCTGGGCCGCCGGGCGGAAATCGCATACGAGGCGTGGACGAGAGAGCACCTGCGCGGCCTCACCGAGGTCCCCGTGGTCTCCAAGGATCACGCCTTCGCGTCCGTCCGCAAGGAGTATCTCACCTTGCTGTCGCCCGAGCTTGCCCGCGCGATCCCCAAGAAGTCCGTCCTCTGGGCCGACTGGAGCGTGTGGAACTTCAAGCGGCATCGCTTGAACCGCGCGAAGGCCTTGCCTGCGGAAGCCGTGCAGCGCGCGCGGCACATGCTCGCGCATTTCGAGCGCCTCGAGGTCTGGCAGGCGGTCGGCATG
The nucleotide sequence above comes from Thermoplasmata archaeon. Encoded proteins:
- a CDS encoding cupin domain-containing protein; this translates as MITVLEVRPGGSTPAHEHRTVESMYYIVEGRGEVPGGKGARGRTVGPHTAVYFAAGSVHGIRNTGRSKLVYLSCHAPPYEIEELYRHWREEEFVTTGG
- a CDS encoding dodecin family protein; translation: MVQKVTEIVGVSPESFAGAAKDAVKQAGKTVRGMKWARVSELEMELDGSKIKSYRATVRLYFDVER